One genomic region from Candidatus Dormiibacterota bacterium encodes:
- a CDS encoding isoprenylcysteine carboxylmethyltransferase family protein, whose protein sequence is MTEGTRTEDRGPGIIAPPPLLYAGPWLAGFVLDILLPLPRLPGALRPAGLPFLAAGIALAIWFLLAMRRAGTPVDPREATSALVQTGPFRYTRNPAYVAFTLTYLGVSLLAGARWPLILLPAVLVIVDWGVIRREERYLEERFGSDYSEYRRRVPRWL, encoded by the coding sequence ATGACCGAGGGCACCCGGACCGAGGATCGCGGACCAGGCATCATCGCACCGCCGCCGCTGCTTTACGCCGGGCCCTGGCTAGCCGGATTTGTTCTCGACATCCTGCTCCCACTCCCCCGTCTGCCCGGTGCCCTGCGCCCTGCTGGGCTGCCATTTCTGGCTGCGGGCATCGCGCTTGCGATCTGGTTCCTGCTGGCGATGCGGCGAGCCGGCACCCCGGTGGACCCGAGGGAGGCTACCTCGGCCCTCGTCCAGACGGGACCCTTTCGATACACCCGCAACCCAGCGTACGTCGCATTTACTCTTACATATCTGGGCGTGTCGTTACTCGCCGGCGCTCGCTGGCCATTGATCCTGCTGCCTGCCGTACTTGTGATCGTTGATTGGGGAGTAATCCGGCGCGAGGAACGGTATCTCGAAGAGCGGTTCGGCTCCGACTACAGCGAATACCGGCGGCGCGTCCCCCGCTGGCTATAA
- a CDS encoding DUF4386 domain-containing protein has protein sequence MNSGRKNAVIPGVLFIVATAAALAAATVEPVLSGTDYLTKVAANASLVAGGAVFYLIAAFTSVGIAISLYPVLKTWNTGLALGSVVFRTMEAVLYIAAVVSLLSLVTLSQHFAHAGAADLPSLQAMGDSLRSMREHAYLAAVFAFSLGAFMYYYLFFQSRLIPRWLSGWGIAGTVLMLAACLMALFSDSYVTGYALLILPIAVQEIVLAVWLIVKGFNAPAIASRSANTGNERVLERGIA, from the coding sequence ATGAATTCAGGTAGAAAGAATGCGGTCATTCCAGGGGTTCTCTTCATAGTTGCGACTGCCGCAGCTCTCGCGGCTGCGACGGTTGAACCTGTTCTGAGTGGTACGGATTACCTTACCAAGGTTGCCGCAAACGCAAGCTTGGTAGCTGGCGGAGCGGTTTTTTATCTCATCGCTGCTTTCACCAGTGTCGGGATAGCCATCTCGCTGTATCCGGTGTTAAAGACGTGGAATACCGGTCTGGCCCTTGGATCTGTTGTCTTCAGAACCATGGAGGCGGTCCTGTACATAGCCGCCGTTGTGAGCCTACTGTCCCTGGTGACACTGAGCCAGCACTTCGCCCATGCAGGAGCTGCCGATCTTCCTTCGCTTCAGGCTATGGGCGATTCGTTGCGGAGCATGCGCGAACACGCCTATCTGGCGGCGGTCTTCGCCTTTAGCCTGGGTGCCTTCATGTACTACTACCTATTCTTTCAATCGCGGCTAATTCCCCGATGGCTGTCCGGCTGGGGCATCGCTGGAACCGTCCTGATGCTGGCGGCTTGCTTGATGGCGTTGTTCAGCGATAGTTATGTGACTGGGTACGCGCTCCTGATCCTTCCCATCGCCGTGCAGGAAATCGTTCTGGCGGTTTGGCTGATTGTCAAAGGATTCAATGCACCTGCAATTGCTTCCAGGTCTGCAAACACCGGAAACGAACGAGTTCTTGAGCGCGGCATAGCGTAA
- a CDS encoding response regulator transcription factor, whose translation MIRILIAEDQAMVRGALKALIGLEQDMAVVAEVSRGDQVVDAAIAANPDVALLDIEMPGGDGLAAAAMLRQHVPACRSLILTTFGRPGFLRRAMESGASGFLMKDAPPHELAVAIRRTAKGERVVDPGLAAEALTEGLSPLSEREREVLAATDRGATIPDIARTLFLSEGTVRNHLSAAIQKVGARNRGEAARLAGQKGWL comes from the coding sequence ATGATCCGGATTCTCATCGCCGAGGACCAGGCCATGGTCCGCGGGGCGCTCAAGGCACTGATCGGCCTGGAGCAGGACATGGCGGTCGTCGCCGAGGTTTCGCGCGGGGACCAGGTGGTAGACGCTGCGATCGCCGCGAATCCCGACGTCGCCTTGCTCGACATCGAAATGCCGGGCGGGGATGGCCTCGCGGCTGCCGCCATGCTGCGTCAACACGTGCCCGCCTGTCGGAGTCTCATCCTGACGACGTTCGGCCGCCCAGGGTTCCTGCGTCGGGCCATGGAAAGCGGTGCCTCGGGTTTTCTGATGAAGGATGCGCCGCCGCACGAGCTGGCCGTCGCCATTCGCCGAACCGCCAAGGGTGAGCGCGTCGTCGACCCTGGGCTGGCGGCCGAGGCGCTGACCGAGGGCCTCAGCCCGTTGTCCGAGCGGGAGCGGGAGGTGCTGGCCGCAACCGATCGAGGAGCGACAATCCCGGATATCGCGCGGACCCTCTTTCTGTCCGAAGGGACCGTCCGGAACCATCTGTCGGCGGCCATTCAGAAGGTCGGCGCCCGTAACCGCGGGGAAGCGGCCCGACTCGCGGGGCAAAAGGGCTGGCTCTAA
- a CDS encoding sensor histidine kinase encodes MKWPARLGRALAFAGLFLLYPPLGVFFHGTPSGLMAAGIVAGLAVFVAVYAWFWLRGYRSPSAGLVTAVVGILMGLGVLINVVSGAWSVNPFIFPIVIAGYAYRPRLAVAAVLGLTAIAMAVIQPAVLALSPTAADVVVLGLIASAQLLIIGFGVLGVSRLVATISELRAAREQIARLAVDQERMRFARDVHDLMGHSLSVITLKGELASQLIEAAPAQAQSEIRDIVRVAREALREVREAVSGYRQPTLANEIAGARAALMAAGIDCRVEQSAGALTRDAEAVLAWTVREGATNVIRHSKAKRCSILLGRDDEEVRLDVVDDGAGGATPQAGNGLRGLGERIRGNGGRLEAGPLPYQGFRLRVTLPVGERTAAGSQREAQDQAATNVDA; translated from the coding sequence ATGAAGTGGCCGGCCCGGCTCGGACGGGCGCTGGCGTTCGCTGGCTTGTTCTTGCTCTATCCACCACTGGGGGTCTTCTTCCACGGCACGCCCTCCGGGTTGATGGCCGCGGGAATCGTGGCCGGGCTGGCGGTCTTTGTCGCCGTCTATGCCTGGTTCTGGTTGCGCGGCTACCGATCTCCCAGCGCCGGGCTGGTCACGGCGGTCGTCGGAATTCTGATGGGCCTCGGCGTTCTTATCAACGTGGTTTCCGGCGCCTGGAGCGTCAACCCGTTCATCTTTCCGATCGTGATTGCTGGCTACGCGTACCGACCCCGGCTGGCGGTTGCAGCTGTGCTCGGTCTCACGGCAATCGCAATGGCTGTTATTCAGCCGGCCGTCCTGGCGCTAAGCCCGACCGCGGCCGATGTTGTCGTGCTTGGCCTGATCGCGTCGGCTCAGCTGCTGATCATCGGCTTCGGCGTCCTGGGGGTGAGCCGGCTGGTGGCGACGATCTCGGAACTGCGCGCTGCCCGTGAGCAGATCGCGCGCCTGGCTGTTGACCAGGAGCGGATGCGCTTTGCCCGCGATGTTCATGACCTGATGGGACACAGCCTCTCGGTGATCACACTGAAGGGTGAGTTGGCAAGCCAATTGATCGAAGCCGCACCGGCCCAGGCCCAATCGGAGATCCGCGATATCGTTCGGGTGGCACGCGAGGCACTGCGGGAGGTGCGCGAAGCGGTTTCCGGCTACCGGCAGCCGACGCTGGCAAACGAGATCGCGGGGGCGAGGGCGGCATTGATGGCGGCAGGCATCGATTGCCGTGTCGAGCAGTCGGCGGGCGCGTTGACCCGCGACGCGGAGGCAGTGCTGGCCTGGACCGTGCGGGAGGGCGCTACCAACGTCATCCGCCACAGTAAGGCGAAACGCTGCAGTATCCTGTTGGGCCGCGACGATGAGGAGGTGCGGCTGGACGTAGTCGACGATGGGGCCGGTGGCGCCACGCCTCAGGCCGGCAACGGTTTGCGCGGGTTGGGCGAGCGCATTCGGGGAAACGGCGGGCGCCTGGAGGCGGGCCCGCTGCCTTACCAGGGATTCCGATTGCGGGTCACCCTCCCAGTCGGCGAGAGGACCGCCGCAGGTAGTCAGCGCGAAGCGCAGGACCAAGCGGCCACCAACGTTGACGCATGA
- a CDS encoding TetR/AcrR family transcriptional regulator C-terminal domain-containing protein, which translates to MAQKLDAPRRAPLSRDRVLRAAVALADDSGIESLSMRRLADELRVVPMALYKHVANKEELLDGMLDVVVAEIDPPDSGADWKGAVRKRILSARRALLRHPWASRVMASRTNPTPVVLEYIDTMTGIFRAGGFSVNLTHHLMHVLGSRLMGFTQELFDDSRSRSLEPEQLAVMMREMAQRYPYVVELAGAASHERESVVGPGCDDQFEFEFALDLLLDGFERLRQEKWTSTDHRRRQESR; encoded by the coding sequence ATGGCTCAGAAGCTCGATGCACCGCGCCGGGCCCCCCTGAGCAGGGACCGCGTGCTGCGCGCCGCCGTCGCCCTTGCCGACGACTCCGGGATCGAGTCGCTGAGTATGCGCAGGCTCGCTGATGAGCTGCGCGTCGTGCCGATGGCGCTCTACAAGCACGTGGCAAACAAGGAAGAGCTGCTGGACGGAATGCTCGATGTGGTTGTCGCCGAGATCGATCCACCAGACTCCGGAGCAGATTGGAAGGGTGCCGTCCGAAAGAGAATCCTCTCTGCACGACGAGCGCTTCTACGTCACCCCTGGGCGTCCCGGGTCATGGCGTCGCGGACGAACCCCACACCGGTTGTGCTGGAGTACATCGATACGATGACTGGGATATTCCGGGCCGGTGGCTTCTCGGTCAACCTCACCCATCACCTGATGCATGTGCTCGGCAGCCGCCTGATGGGGTTCACCCAGGAGCTGTTCGACGACTCACGAAGTCGAAGTCTCGAGCCCGAACAGCTGGCGGTCATGATGCGGGAAATGGCGCAGCGGTACCCCTATGTTGTGGAGCTAGCCGGCGCGGCCTCCCACGAGCGAGAGTCAGTCGTTGGCCCAGGTTGTGACGACCAGTTCGAGTTCGAGTTCGCGCTGGACCTGCTCCTCGACGGATTCGAAAGACTCCGCCAGGAGAAGTGGACCTCCACCGATCATCGGAGACGACAGGAGAGTCGCTGA
- a CDS encoding DUF4386 family protein: MDSTRKTALVVGVLFILTFVTSIAGALAYGPVLSDPNYINGAGADTRVFVGAFLELLLIITNIGCAVVLFPLLKRQNETLALGYV; the protein is encoded by the coding sequence ATGGATTCAACCCGGAAGACCGCGCTCGTCGTTGGCGTGCTGTTCATCCTCACGTTCGTCACCTCGATTGCCGGGGCCCTCGCCTACGGACCTGTCCTGAGCGATCCCAACTACATCAACGGTGCGGGCGCCGACACCCGCGTGTTCGTGGGGGCGTTCCTCGAACTGCTCCTCATCATTACCAACATCGGCTGTGCCGTCGTGTTGTTCCCGCTGCTCAAGCGGCAGAACGAAACCCTGGCCCTCGGCTACGTCA